One window from the genome of Eucalyptus grandis isolate ANBG69807.140 chromosome 7, ASM1654582v1, whole genome shotgun sequence encodes:
- the LOC104455523 gene encoding mechanosensitive ion channel protein 6 — translation MELLRRSCGSSSSSSSSSSSRRPADLPILGEGTTAFETPNLELGLNGPGLLPGDSGSHRNDGSRMLREPSIGFDKKGSEEEAPAEGSGRVPADPLSRLIGRFLHQQRASGDVSPDVELEMEELRGGDGRRDLPPVADSPPAPQPQRQSQDCSRVSCQPPTSTGAGLGVPPSLPSRGGDGNSVGNREEEVMKSTSSATSQRKSCLLCTKTRSRLMDPPEEPQRRSGHIPRSGMLGRAGDEDEDDIFLEEDLPEEFKKTPFGAMALLQWVSLVLIVGALVCTLAIPALKHKDLWKLKLWKWEVMVLVLMCGRLVSGWMIRLVVFFIERNFLLRKRVLYFVYGLRNAVQNCLWLGLVLIAWHALFDKKVERETNSDRLRYVTKVLVCFLVGTLMWLIKTLIIKVLASSFHASTYFERIQKSLFNQYVIETLSGLPLNEIQRRKEEEEKIAGYLQTLQKAGVTVPPDLRAAAIPTKSGMVVGSGGGLQRSPQVKNTKLSQGLSGNSEGGITIEHLHKLNPKNVSAWNMKRLINIVRHGFHSTLDEQIQDSTQEDESATMIRSENEAKAAARKIFRNVTKPNSKFIYLEDLKRFMKDDEALNTMSLFEGADECKRISKSCLKNWLVNAFRGRRALALTLNDTKTAVNKLHHVVNVMVGILIMIIWLLILGIATSKFLLFLSSQLVLVAFIFGNTCKTIFEAIVFLFVMHPYDVGDRCEIDGVQMVVEEINILTTVFLRYDDQKIIYPNSTLATKAIGNYYRSPDMGDAVEFCVHISTPAEQIAAMKHKIISYVDSKKEHWYSSPVIIMKDIEELNNVRITVWLCHRMNHQEIGEKFMRRSLLIEEMVKMFRELDIQYHLLPLDINVHAMPTLSSMRVPPAWENAS, via the exons ATGGAATTACTGCGAAGATCCTGCGGctcgtcgtcgtcttcttcttcttcttcgtcctctCGCCGACCGGCCGACTTGCCCATCCTCGGCGAAGGAACGACCGCCTTCGAAACCCCCAACCTCGAGCTCGGCCTCAATGGTCCCGGCTTATTACCGGGTGATTCCGGGAGCCACAGGAACGACGGTTCGAGAATGCTGAGAGAACCCAGCATTGGGTTCGACAAGAAGGGGAGCGAGGAGGAAGCTCCTGCCGAGGGTTCCGGCCGCGTGCCAGCTGACCCGCTGTCGCGGCTGATCGGGCGGTTCCTGCACCAGCAGCGGGCCTCTGGCGACGTGTCGCCGGACGTGGAACTGGAGATGGAGGAGCTGCGCGGCGGTGATGGCCGGAGGGACTTGCCTCCGGTCGCCGATTCGCCGCCGGCGCCACAGCCGCAGAGGCAGAGCCAGGACTGCTCGAGAGTGTCCTGCCAGCCGCCCACCTCGACAGGGGCTGGGCTAGGTGTGCCGCCTAGTTTGCCGAGCCGTGGGGGAGATGGAAACTCTGTAGGCAACAGAGAAGAGGAGGTCATGAAAAGCACGTCGAGCGCGACTTCCCAGCGGAAATCATGCCTGCTCTGCACAAAAACCCGGTCGCGGCTGATGGACCCACCGGAGGAGCCCCAACGGAGATCGGGTCACATTCCGCGGTCTGGAATGTTGGGGAGGGCAGGGGATGAGGACGAGGACGACATCTTCTTGGAAGAAGACCTACCAGAGGAGTTCAAGAAAACCCCGTTCGGTGCCATGGCTCTGTTACAGTGGGTGAGTTTGGTCTTGATCGTTGGTGCTTTAGTTTGTACTCTTGCTATTCCTGCATTGAAGCATAAGGATTTGTGGAAGCTCAAACTGTGGAAGTGGGAGGTCATGGTCCTGGTCTTGATGTGTGGGAGGTTGGTCTCTGGGTGGATGATTCGATTAGTTGTGTTCTTCATCGAGAGGAACTTTCTGCTGCGAAAACGGGTTCTGTATTTCGTCTACGGCCTTCGAAACGCAGTGCAGAACTGCCTGTGGTTGGGATTGGTCTTGATTGCTTGGCATGCTCTCTTCGACAAGAAGGTCGAGAGGGAGACGAACAGTGACAGGTTGAGGTACGTCACCAAAGTGCTGGTGTGCTTTTTGGTGGGGACTCTAATGTGGTTGATCAAGACACTGATCATCAAGGTGCTGGCATCGTCGTTCCATGCGAGCACCTACTTTGAACGGATTCAGAAGTCTCTGTTCAATCAGTACGTGATCGAGACATTGTCGGGTCTGCCTCTGAATGAAATTCAGAGgagaaaggaagaggaggaaaagattgCAGGTTATCTTCAGACTTTACAGAAAGCAGGCGTGACTGTGCCGCCAGATCTAAGGGCGGCAGCTATTCCAACTAAAAGTGGGATGGTAGTTGGGAGCGGAGGAGGGCTTCAGAGAAGTCCCCAAGTGAAGAACACCAAGCTCTCTCAAGGGCTGTCGGGAAACAGCGAGGGAGGGATCACGATAGAGCACTTGCACAAGCTGAATCCCAAAAATGTGTCTGCCTGGAATATGAAAAGATTGATTAATATCGTGCGGCATGGATTTCACTCGACATTGGATGAGCAGATACAGGATTCTACTCAAGAGGATGAGTCGGCAACAATGATCAGGAGTGAAAACGAAGCCAAAGCTGCAGCTAGGAAGATCTTTCGAAATGTGACTAAGCCTAATTCAAA GTTTATCTACTTGGAAGATCTGAAGCGGTTCATGAAGGACGATGAAGCCTTGAATACGATGAGTCTCTTCGAAGGAGCTGATGAATGCAAGAGAATCAGCAAGTCGTGCCTGAAGAACTGGCTG GTCAATGCTTTCAGGGGGAGGAGAGCACTTGCCTTGACCTTAAATGACACCAAGACTGCAGTCAACAAGCTGCATCACGTGGTCAACGTCATGGTCGGTATCCTCATAATGATCATCTGGCTTCTCATCCTGGGAATAGCAACAAGCAAGTTCCTGCTCTTTCTCAGTTCGCAGCTCGTCCTTGTTGCATTTATTTTCGGGAACACCTGCAAGACCATATTTGAGGCGATCGTCTTCTTGTTCGTGATGCATCCGTATGATGTGGGTGACAGGTGCGAGATCGATGGAGTCCAG ATGGTTGTGGAAGAGATAAACATCCTGACGACCGTGTTTCTGAGGTATGACGATCAAAAGATTATATATCCAAACAGCACTCTTGCAACGAAGGCCATTGGCAACTATTATCGGAGCCCTGACATGGGAGACGCGGTCGAGTTCTGTGTGCACATATCTACTCCTGCAGAGCAGATTGCTGCCATGAAGCACAAGATAATCAG TTATGTCGACAGTAAGAAAGAGCACTGGTATTCCTCACCAGTAATCATAATGAAGGATATAGAAGAGCTCAACAACGTGAGGATTACCGTGTGGCTGTGCCACAGGATGAATCACCAGGAGATCGGAGAGAAGTTTATGAGGCGATCCCTCTTGATTGAGGAGATGGTCAAGATGTTCAGAGAGCTTGACATCCAATACCACCTGCTACCGCTCGACATCAATGTCCATGCAATGCCCACTTTGAGCTCCATGCGGGTTCCTCCAGCATGGGAAAATGCTAGCTGA
- the LOC104453447 gene encoding mechanosensitive ion channel protein 6 — protein sequence MELPRMSPNSYGSCQDRLPILAERRTAGDPSDLELGLNGPGLAGDLKSDESDSPRMLREPSIEFWRGSEEKAAGEGPGTSPRQHALEDDHPSRLIGRFLHQQQASGKVSLDMDLEIEELCGSDSLRDFPPVADLPPRQSEDGSRVHIQPPISTGAGPGTLQRRHKGSTSCGGDGNSVDNREEEVVKCTSSAAFQRKSGLLRSKTRSRLMDPLEEPDQRSGHFPWSGHLRSGMLGKAGDEEEDDLFLDEDLPEEFKKAKVGVMTLLQWVSMVLIIGALVCTLAIPAWKSRDLWKLKLWKWEVMVLVLICGRLVSGWMIQLAVFFIERNFLLRKRVLYFVYGLRKAVQNCLWLGMVLIAWHALFDKKVQRETKSDRLRYVTKVLVCFLVGTLLWLLKTLIIKVLASSFHVRTYFDRIQESLFNQYVIQTLSGLPVIEIQRTEAEEENFVDELQTLQKAGATVLPDLMAAAFPTKSGTVVGSGGLLRSSRVITTKLSRGLSGKSEGGITIDHLHKLNPKNVSAWNMNRLINIVRHGFYSTLDERIQDSTHESAKMIGSENEAIAAARKIFRNVAKPHLKFIYLEDLMRFMRDDEALKTMSLFKGSDECKRISKSCLKNWMVNAFRDRRALALTLNDTKTAVNKLHRVVNVIVGILILIVWLLILGIATTKFMLFLSSQLVLIVFIFGNTCKTIFEAIVFLFVMHPYDVGDRCQIDGVQLVVEEMNILTTMFLRDDNQKIIYPNSTLATKAIGNYYRSPDMGDAVEFCVHISTPAEKIAAMKHKITSYIDNKKEHWYSSPMIVMMDVEELNRVRIAVWLCHRMNHHDMGEKFMRRSALVEEMVKIIRELDIQYRLLPRDINIRAMPALSSARVPPAWENPG from the exons ATGGAGTTACCGCGCATGTCCCCTAATTCCTACGGCTCCTGCCAAGATCGCTTGCCCATCCTGGCCGAACGAAGGACCGCTGGCGACCCCTCTGACCTCGAGCTCGGCCTCAATGGTCCCGGCTTAGCAGGTGATTTGAAGAGCGACGAGAGCGACAGTCCGAGAATGCTAAGGGAACCTAGCATTGAGTTCTGGAGGGGGAGCGAGGAGAAAGCTGCTGGGGAGGGTCCCGGCACCTCACCACGTCAGCATGCGCTGGAGGATGACCACCCGTCACGGCTGATCGGGCGGTTCCTCCACCAGCAGCAGGCCTCTGGCAAAGTGTCGCTGGACATGGACCTGGAGATAGAGGAGCTGTGCGGCAGCGACAGCCTGAGGGACTTTCCTCCAGTCGCCGACTTGCCACCAAGGCAGAGCGAGGACGGCTCAAGAGTGCACATCCAGCCGCCCATCTCGACAGGGGCTGGGCCAGGTACACTGCAGAGGCGGCACAAGGGCTCCACGAGTTGCGGGGGAGATGGCAACTCTGTCGACAACAGGGAAGAGGAGGTTGTGAAATGCACGTCAAGTGCAGCTTTCCAGCGGAAATCAGGCCTGCTCCGCTCGAAAACCCGGTCGCGGCTGATGGACCCGCTGGAGGAGCCCGACCAGAGATCGGGCCATTTTCCATGGTCAGGCCACCTACGGTCTGGAATGTTGGGGAAGGCAGGggatgaagaggaggacgaCCTGTTCTTGGATGAAGACTTGCCAGAGGAGTTCAAGAAGGCGAAAGTTGGTGTCATGACACTGTTACAGTGGGTGAGTATGGTCTTGATCATTGGTGCTTTAGTTTGTACTCTTGCAATTCCTGCATGGAAGAGTAGAGATTTGTGGAAGCTCAAACTGTGGAAGTGGGAGGTCATGGTCTTGGTCTTGATTTGTGGGAGGTTGGTCTCTGGGTGGATGATTCAATTAGCTGTGTTCTTCATCGAGAGGAACTTTCTGCTGCGAAAACGGGTTCTGTACTTCGTCTACGGCCTTCGAAAGGCAGTGCAGAACTGCCTGTGGTTGGGGATGGTCTTGATTGCTTGGCATGCTCTGTTTGACAAGAAGGTCCAGAGGGAGACGAAGAGCGACAGGTTGAGGTATGTCACCAAGGTGCTGGTGTGCTTCTTGGTGGGGACTCTGCTGTGGTTGCTCAAGACGCTGATCATCAAGGTGCTGGCATCGTCGTTCCATGTGAGAACCTACTTTGACCGGATCCAGGAGTCTCTATTCAATCAGTACGTGATCCAGACGCTGTCAGGTCTGCCTGTGATTGAAATTCAGAGGACGGAGGCAGAGGAGGAGAACTTTGTGGACGAGCTTCAGACTTTACAGAAAGCAGGTGCGACTGTGCTGCCAGATCTAATGGCGGCAGCTTTTCCGACTAAAAGTGGGACGGTAGTTGGAAGCGGAGGACTTCTGAGAAGTTCCCGAGTGATTACCACCAAGCTCTCTCGAGGGCTGTCGGGAAAGAGCGAGGGAGGGATCACAATAGATCACTTGCACAAGCTCAATCCCAAGAATGTGTCAGCCTGGAATATGAACAGATTGATTAATATTGTGCGGCACGGATTTTACTCAACATTGGATGAGCGGATACAGGATTCTACTCATGAGTCAGCAAAAATGATCGGGAGTGAAAACGAAGCCATAGCTGCAGCTAGGAAGATCTTTCGAAATGTGGCTAAGCCTCATTTAAA GTTTATCTACTTGGAAGATCTGATGCGGTTCATGAGGgacgatgaagccttgaagacGATGAGCCTCTTCAAAGGAAGCGATGAATGCAAGAGAATCAGCAAGTCGTGCCTGAAGAACTGGATG GTCAATGCTTTCAGAGATAGGAGAGCACTTGCCTTGACCTTAAATGACACCAAGACTGCTGTCAACAAGCTGCATCGGGTGGTCAACGTCATAGTTGGCATCCTCATATTGATCGTCTGGCTCCTCATCCTGGGGATAGCAACAACTAAGTTCATGCTCTTTCTCAGTTCGCAGCTTGTCCTCATCGTATTTATTTTCGGGAACACCTGCAAAACCATATTCGAGGCAATTGTCTTCTTGTTCGTGATGCATCCATATGATGTGGGAGATAGGTGCCAGATTGATGGAGTCCAG CTGGTTGTGGAAGAGATGAACATCCTGACGACCATGTTTCTGAGGGACGACAATCAAAAGATTATATACCCGAACAGCACTCTTGCAACAAAGGCAATCGGCAACTATTATCGGAGCCCTGACATGGGAGATGCGGTCGAATTTTGTGTGCACATATCTACTCCTGCAGAGAAGATTGCTGCCATGAAGCACAAGATAACCAG TTATATCGACAACAAGAAAGAGCACTGGTATTCCTCGCCTATGATCGTAATGATGGATGTAGAAGAGCTGAACAGGGTCAGGATCGCCGTGTGGCTGTGCCATAGGATGAACCACCATGACATGGGAGAGAAGTTCATGAGGCGATCCGCCTTAGTCGAGGAGATGGTCAAGATAATCAGAGAGCTCGACATCCAATACCGATTGCTACCACGCGACATCAATATCCGCGCAATGCCTGCTTTGAGCTCTGCACGGGTTCCCCCTGCGTGGGAAAACCCTGGCTGA
- the LOC120296119 gene encoding tyrosine-protein kinase Yes-like, translated as MLKTVLKLPTLLKEAIDVAKEMHYWHQNDIIYRGLKAANLLMDENEVFKVSDFGVARVKAQSGVMTVDTGAYIDGWPQRNSTKADSCHYLASSICQNHSLAIFGLINKLVINHLEKQHRITKVEVEGDDWHEEKPSQFLSILRRGHH; from the exons ATGTTAAAAACTGTCCTTAAGCTGCCTACGTTGCTTAAAGAAGCCATTGATGTCGCAAAAGAAATGCATTACTGGCATCAGAATGACATTATTTACAGAGGTTTGAAGGCTGCCAACCTATTGATGGATGAGAATGAA GTTTTTAAGGTGTCGGATTTTGGTGTTGCCAGAGTGAAAGCTCAATCAGGAGTTATGACTGTTGATACTGGAGCATATATAGATGGATGGCCCCAGAG GAATTCTACCAAGGCTGATAGCTGCCACTACTTGGCTTCTTCCATATGTCAGAATCACTCCCTGGCCATTTTTGGTCTAATAAACAAACTTGTGATTAATCATCTTGAGAAGCAGCACCGCATCACCAAG GTTGAGGTAGAGGGGGATGATTGGCACGAGGAGAAGCCCAGCCAATTCCTGTCCATCCTCCGGAGAGGACATCATTAA